In a genomic window of Callithrix jacchus isolate 240 chromosome 22, calJac240_pri, whole genome shotgun sequence:
- the ZSWIM4 gene encoding zinc finger SWIM domain-containing protein 4 isoform X2 — protein MEPPAAKRSRGCPAGPEERDAGAGAARGRGRPEALLDLSAKRVAESWAFEQVEERFSRVPEPVQKRIVFWSFPRSEREICMYSSLGYPPPEGEHDARVPFTRGLHLLQSGAVDRVLQVGFHLSGNVREPGSPGEPERLYHVSVSFDRCKITSVSCGCDNRDLFYCAHVVALSLYRIRHARQVELRLPISETLSQMNRDQLQKFVQYLISAHHTEVLPTAQRLADEILLLGSEINLVHGAPDPTAGAGIEDANCWHLDEEQIQEQVKQLLSNGGYYGASQQLRSMFSKVREMLRMRDSNGARMLILMTEQFLQDPRLALWRQQGTGMTDKCRQLWDELGSEEEEAVAATSPRYTVFGRALLAGELQWNDAHLQRILASDSYSSSLTGSMGGDKPTFDPQGRPLWLGEPFPTACARVDTLRAHGYPRQALRLASAIVNTLRLQRQHQLESYEQQRKELLQKGSTCITNTEGWVGHPLDPIGCLCRALLEACRLEEETLTLYSDTSPEKRKVAYQHVPVPGSPGESYLVLALEVALLGLGQQRALPEGLYAQDKVVRNEEQLLALLEEVELDERLVQVLRKQAGLLLEGGPFSGFGEVLFRESVPMHTCARYLFTALLPHDPDLAYRLALRAMRLPVLETAFPAGEPHPNPLDSIMSNRFPRWFILGHLETRQCELASTMLTAAKGDPKWLHAVLGSIQQNIHSPALLFKLAQDACKTATPVSAPPDTTLLGIALELGLQVMRMTLNVMTWRRREMVRWLVSCATEIGPQALINIMQNWYSLFTPVEAATIVAVTGTTQATLLRLQLDTPRREELWACARTLALQCAMKDPQNCALPALTLCEKNHSAFEAAYQIVLDAAAGGLGHAHLFTVARYMEHRGLPLRAYKLATLALAQLSIAFNQDSHPAVNDVLWACSLSHSLGRHELSAIVPLIIRSIHCAPMLSDILRRWTLSAPGLGPLGARRAAKPLGADRAPLCQLLDAAVTAYITTSHSRLTHISPRHYGDFIEFLGKARETFLLAPDGHLQFAQFLENLKQTYKGKKKLMLLVRERFG, from the exons ATGGAGCCCCCCGCGGCCAAGCGGAGCCGGGGCTGCCCCGCGGGACCCGAGGAGCGCGATGCCGGGGCCGGGGCCGCGCGTGGCCGGGGACGACCCGAGGCGCTGCTGGACCTCAGCGCCAAGCGGGTAGCCGAGAGCTGGGCCTTCGAGCAG GTGGAGGAGCGGTTCTCCCGCGTGCCTGAGCCGGTCCAGAAGCGTATCGTGTTTTGGTCGTTTCCACGCAGTGAACGGGAAATATGTATGTACTCGTCCCTGGGTTACCCGCCCCCAGAGGGCGAGCACGACGCCCGGGTGCCCTTTACCCGAGGGCTGCACCTGCTCCAGAGCGGGGCCGTGGACCGTGTGTTGCAAGTGG GGTTCCACCTGAGCGGAAACGTCCGCGAGCCGGGGAGCCCTGGGGAGCCCGAACGCCTCTACCACGTCTCCGTCAGCTTTGATCGCTGCAAGATCACCTCCGTGAGCTGCGGCTGTGACAACCGCGACCTCTTCTACTGCGCCCACGTGGTGGCCCTGTCCCTGTACCGCATCCGGCACGCCCGCCAGGTGGAGCTACGGCTGCCCATCTCAGAAACGCTCTCCCAGATGAACCGGGACCAGCTGCAGAAGTTCGTACAGTACCTCATCAGCGCGCACCACACTGAGGTGCTGCCCACCGCCCAGCGCTTGGCTGATGAGATCCTCCTGCTGGGCTCCGAGATCAATTTGGTGCACG GCGCCCCAGACCCCACCGCAGGCGCAGGAATCGAGGACGCCAACTGCTGGCACCTGGACGAGGAGCAGATCCAGGAGCAGGTGAAGCAGCTGCTGTCCAACGGCGGCTACTACGGGGCCAGCCAGCAGCTGCGCTCCATGTTCAGCAAG GTGCGGGAGATGCTGCGAATGCGGGACTCCAACGGGGCGCGCATGCTGATCCTCATGACCGAGCAGTTCCTGCAGGACCCGCGCCTGGCCTTGTGGCGGCAACAGGGCACGGGCATGACGGACAAGTGTAGGCAGCTCTGGGacgagctgg GCTCGGAGGAAGAGGAAGCGGTGGCAGCCACAAGTCCCCGCTACACGGTGTTTGGCCGCGCCTTGCTGGCTGGAGAGCTGCAGTGGAATGACGCCCACCTGCAGAGGATCCTGGCCAGTGACTCCTACAGCTCCAGCCTCACAGGCAGCATGGGTGGGGACAAACCGACTTTCGACCCCCAGGGCCGCCCACTTTGGCTGGGAGAACCTTTCCCCACTGCCTGTGCCCGTGTGGATACCCTGCGTGCCCATGGATACCCCCGCCAGGCCCTGCGGCTGGCAAGCGCCATCGTCAACACGCTCCGACTGCAGCGGCAGCATCAGCTCGAGAGCTATGAGCAGCAGAGAAAAG AGCTGCTCCAGAAAGGCTCCACCTGCATCACCAACACGGAAGGATGGGTGGGGCACCCCCTGGACCCCATTGGCTGCCTCTGCAGGGCCCTCCTGGAGGCCTGTCGCCTTGAGGAGGAGACACTTACCCTTTACTCAG ACACAAGCCCTGAGAAGCGGAAGGTGGCCTACCAGCACGTGCCTGTGCCCGGGAGCCCTGGAGAGTCCTACTTGGTGCTGGCGCTGGAGGTGGCactgctggggctggggcagcagCGGGCCCTGCCAGAGGGGCTGTACGCCCAGGACAAGGTGGTTCGCAACGAGGAGCAGCTGCTGGCCCTGCTGGAGGAGGTGGAGTTGGATGAGCGGTTGGTGCAAGTGCTGCGCAAGCAGGCGGGGCTGCTGCTGGAAG GGGGTCCCTTCAGTGGCTTCGGGGAGGTGCTGTTCCGGGAGAGCGTGCCCATGCACACCTGTGCCCGCTACCTATTTACTGCACTGCTGCCTCATGACCCTGACCTGGCCTATCGCCTGGCACTGCGAGCCATGAG GCTGCCCGTACTGGAGACAGCATTTCCTGCTGGCGAACCTCACCCCAACCCGCTGGACTCCATCATGAGCAACCGCTTCCCCCGCTGGTTCATCCTTGGCCACCTGGAGACCCGCCAGTGTGAACTGGCTTCTACCATGTTGACGGCCGCCAAGG GAGACCCCAAGTGGCTGCACGCAGTACTGGGCTCTATCCAACAGAACATTCATTCTCCCGCCCTGCTCTTCAAGCTGGCACAGGACGCCTGCAAGACAGCCACCCCGGTCAGCGCCCCACCGGACACCACGCTGCTGGGTATCGCGctggagctgggcctgcag GTGATGCGGATGACTCTGAATGTAATGACCTGGCGACGGAGGGAGATGGTGCGCTGGCTGGTCAGCTGTGCCACAGAGATCG gcccacaaGCCCTGATCAACATCATGCAGAATTGGTATTCCTTATTCACACCGGTGGAGGCGGCCACCATCGTGGCCGTGACGGGGACCACACAAGCCACTCTGCTGCGACTGCAGCTGGACACACCCCGGAGGGAGGAGCTCTGGGCCTGCGCCCGCACCCTGGCCTTGCAGTGCGCCATGAAGGACCCTCAGAACTGCGCCTTGCCTGCCCTGACCCTGTGCGAGAAGAACCACTCGGCCTTCGAGGCGGCCTACCAGATCGTGCTGGACGCGGCGGCCGGCGGCCTGGGCCATGCCCACCTCTTCACTGTGGCGCGCTACATGGAGCACCGTGGGCTGCCACTGCGGGCCTACAAGCTGGCGACGCTGGCCCTGGCGCAGCTCAGCATCGCCTTCAACCAGGACAGCCACCCTGCCGTCAACGACGTGCTTTGGGCCTGCTCGCTCAGCCACTCCCTGGGCCGGCACGAGCTCTCCGCCATCGTCCCCCTCATCATCCGCAGCATCCACTGTGCCCCAATGCTGTCCGATATTCTGCGCCGCTGGACTCTCTCGGCGCCCGGCCTGGGCCCCTTAGGGGCCCGCCGGGCCGCCAAGCCACTGGGTGCAGACCGGGCGCCTCTCTGCCAGCTCCTGGACGCGGCAGTCACCGCCTACATCACTACCAGCCACTCGCGTCTCACACACATCAGCCCGCGGCACTACGGAGACTTCATTGAATTCCTGGGCAAGGCCCGGGAGACCTTCCTGCTGGCTCCCGACGGGCACCTCCAGTTCGCCCAATTCTTGGAGAACCTTAAACAGACCTACAAGGGCAAGAAGAAACTCATGCTTTTGGTGCGGGAGCGTTTCGgttga
- the ZSWIM4 gene encoding zinc finger SWIM domain-containing protein 4 isoform X1, translating to MEPPAAKRSRGCPAGPEERDAGAGAARGRGRPEALLDLSAKRVAESWAFEQVEERFSRVPEPVQKRIVFWSFPRSEREICMYSSLGYPPPEGEHDARVPFTRGLHLLQSGAVDRVLQVGFHLSGNVREPGSPGEPERLYHVSVSFDRCKITSVSCGCDNRDLFYCAHVVALSLYRIRHARQVELRLPISETLSQMNRDQLQKFVQYLISAHHTEVLPTAQRLADEILLLGSEINLVHGAPDPTAGAGIEDANCWHLDEEQIQEQVKQLLSNGGYYGASQQLRSMFSKVREMLRMRDSNGARMLILMTEQFLQDPRLALWRQQGTGMTDKCRQLWDELGALWVCVVLSPHCKPEERAGWLQLLSRWDKLDVCPLEEGNYSFDGSSLQPTVAPSPGSEEEEAVAATSPRYTVFGRALLAGELQWNDAHLQRILASDSYSSSLTGSMGGDKPTFDPQGRPLWLGEPFPTACARVDTLRAHGYPRQALRLASAIVNTLRLQRQHQLESYEQQRKELLQKGSTCITNTEGWVGHPLDPIGCLCRALLEACRLEEETLTLYSDTSPEKRKVAYQHVPVPGSPGESYLVLALEVALLGLGQQRALPEGLYAQDKVVRNEEQLLALLEEVELDERLVQVLRKQAGLLLEGGPFSGFGEVLFRESVPMHTCARYLFTALLPHDPDLAYRLALRAMRLPVLETAFPAGEPHPNPLDSIMSNRFPRWFILGHLETRQCELASTMLTAAKGDPKWLHAVLGSIQQNIHSPALLFKLAQDACKTATPVSAPPDTTLLGIALELGLQVMRMTLNVMTWRRREMVRWLVSCATEIGPQALINIMQNWYSLFTPVEAATIVAVTGTTQATLLRLQLDTPRREELWACARTLALQCAMKDPQNCALPALTLCEKNHSAFEAAYQIVLDAAAGGLGHAHLFTVARYMEHRGLPLRAYKLATLALAQLSIAFNQDSHPAVNDVLWACSLSHSLGRHELSAIVPLIIRSIHCAPMLSDILRRWTLSAPGLGPLGARRAAKPLGADRAPLCQLLDAAVTAYITTSHSRLTHISPRHYGDFIEFLGKARETFLLAPDGHLQFAQFLENLKQTYKGKKKLMLLVRERFG from the exons ATGGAGCCCCCCGCGGCCAAGCGGAGCCGGGGCTGCCCCGCGGGACCCGAGGAGCGCGATGCCGGGGCCGGGGCCGCGCGTGGCCGGGGACGACCCGAGGCGCTGCTGGACCTCAGCGCCAAGCGGGTAGCCGAGAGCTGGGCCTTCGAGCAG GTGGAGGAGCGGTTCTCCCGCGTGCCTGAGCCGGTCCAGAAGCGTATCGTGTTTTGGTCGTTTCCACGCAGTGAACGGGAAATATGTATGTACTCGTCCCTGGGTTACCCGCCCCCAGAGGGCGAGCACGACGCCCGGGTGCCCTTTACCCGAGGGCTGCACCTGCTCCAGAGCGGGGCCGTGGACCGTGTGTTGCAAGTGG GGTTCCACCTGAGCGGAAACGTCCGCGAGCCGGGGAGCCCTGGGGAGCCCGAACGCCTCTACCACGTCTCCGTCAGCTTTGATCGCTGCAAGATCACCTCCGTGAGCTGCGGCTGTGACAACCGCGACCTCTTCTACTGCGCCCACGTGGTGGCCCTGTCCCTGTACCGCATCCGGCACGCCCGCCAGGTGGAGCTACGGCTGCCCATCTCAGAAACGCTCTCCCAGATGAACCGGGACCAGCTGCAGAAGTTCGTACAGTACCTCATCAGCGCGCACCACACTGAGGTGCTGCCCACCGCCCAGCGCTTGGCTGATGAGATCCTCCTGCTGGGCTCCGAGATCAATTTGGTGCACG GCGCCCCAGACCCCACCGCAGGCGCAGGAATCGAGGACGCCAACTGCTGGCACCTGGACGAGGAGCAGATCCAGGAGCAGGTGAAGCAGCTGCTGTCCAACGGCGGCTACTACGGGGCCAGCCAGCAGCTGCGCTCCATGTTCAGCAAG GTGCGGGAGATGCTGCGAATGCGGGACTCCAACGGGGCGCGCATGCTGATCCTCATGACCGAGCAGTTCCTGCAGGACCCGCGCCTGGCCTTGTGGCGGCAACAGGGCACGGGCATGACGGACAAGTGTAGGCAGCTCTGGGacgagctgg GGGCCCTGTGGGTTTGCGTCGTCCTGAGCCCCCACTGCAAACCAGAGGAAAGGGCAGGCTGGCTCCAGCTGCTCAGCAGGTGGGACAAGCTCGACGTGTGCCCACTGGAAGAGGGCAATTACTCCTTCGACGGCTCCAGCCTGCAGCCCACCGTGGCCCCCAGCCCAG GCTCGGAGGAAGAGGAAGCGGTGGCAGCCACAAGTCCCCGCTACACGGTGTTTGGCCGCGCCTTGCTGGCTGGAGAGCTGCAGTGGAATGACGCCCACCTGCAGAGGATCCTGGCCAGTGACTCCTACAGCTCCAGCCTCACAGGCAGCATGGGTGGGGACAAACCGACTTTCGACCCCCAGGGCCGCCCACTTTGGCTGGGAGAACCTTTCCCCACTGCCTGTGCCCGTGTGGATACCCTGCGTGCCCATGGATACCCCCGCCAGGCCCTGCGGCTGGCAAGCGCCATCGTCAACACGCTCCGACTGCAGCGGCAGCATCAGCTCGAGAGCTATGAGCAGCAGAGAAAAG AGCTGCTCCAGAAAGGCTCCACCTGCATCACCAACACGGAAGGATGGGTGGGGCACCCCCTGGACCCCATTGGCTGCCTCTGCAGGGCCCTCCTGGAGGCCTGTCGCCTTGAGGAGGAGACACTTACCCTTTACTCAG ACACAAGCCCTGAGAAGCGGAAGGTGGCCTACCAGCACGTGCCTGTGCCCGGGAGCCCTGGAGAGTCCTACTTGGTGCTGGCGCTGGAGGTGGCactgctggggctggggcagcagCGGGCCCTGCCAGAGGGGCTGTACGCCCAGGACAAGGTGGTTCGCAACGAGGAGCAGCTGCTGGCCCTGCTGGAGGAGGTGGAGTTGGATGAGCGGTTGGTGCAAGTGCTGCGCAAGCAGGCGGGGCTGCTGCTGGAAG GGGGTCCCTTCAGTGGCTTCGGGGAGGTGCTGTTCCGGGAGAGCGTGCCCATGCACACCTGTGCCCGCTACCTATTTACTGCACTGCTGCCTCATGACCCTGACCTGGCCTATCGCCTGGCACTGCGAGCCATGAG GCTGCCCGTACTGGAGACAGCATTTCCTGCTGGCGAACCTCACCCCAACCCGCTGGACTCCATCATGAGCAACCGCTTCCCCCGCTGGTTCATCCTTGGCCACCTGGAGACCCGCCAGTGTGAACTGGCTTCTACCATGTTGACGGCCGCCAAGG GAGACCCCAAGTGGCTGCACGCAGTACTGGGCTCTATCCAACAGAACATTCATTCTCCCGCCCTGCTCTTCAAGCTGGCACAGGACGCCTGCAAGACAGCCACCCCGGTCAGCGCCCCACCGGACACCACGCTGCTGGGTATCGCGctggagctgggcctgcag GTGATGCGGATGACTCTGAATGTAATGACCTGGCGACGGAGGGAGATGGTGCGCTGGCTGGTCAGCTGTGCCACAGAGATCG gcccacaaGCCCTGATCAACATCATGCAGAATTGGTATTCCTTATTCACACCGGTGGAGGCGGCCACCATCGTGGCCGTGACGGGGACCACACAAGCCACTCTGCTGCGACTGCAGCTGGACACACCCCGGAGGGAGGAGCTCTGGGCCTGCGCCCGCACCCTGGCCTTGCAGTGCGCCATGAAGGACCCTCAGAACTGCGCCTTGCCTGCCCTGACCCTGTGCGAGAAGAACCACTCGGCCTTCGAGGCGGCCTACCAGATCGTGCTGGACGCGGCGGCCGGCGGCCTGGGCCATGCCCACCTCTTCACTGTGGCGCGCTACATGGAGCACCGTGGGCTGCCACTGCGGGCCTACAAGCTGGCGACGCTGGCCCTGGCGCAGCTCAGCATCGCCTTCAACCAGGACAGCCACCCTGCCGTCAACGACGTGCTTTGGGCCTGCTCGCTCAGCCACTCCCTGGGCCGGCACGAGCTCTCCGCCATCGTCCCCCTCATCATCCGCAGCATCCACTGTGCCCCAATGCTGTCCGATATTCTGCGCCGCTGGACTCTCTCGGCGCCCGGCCTGGGCCCCTTAGGGGCCCGCCGGGCCGCCAAGCCACTGGGTGCAGACCGGGCGCCTCTCTGCCAGCTCCTGGACGCGGCAGTCACCGCCTACATCACTACCAGCCACTCGCGTCTCACACACATCAGCCCGCGGCACTACGGAGACTTCATTGAATTCCTGGGCAAGGCCCGGGAGACCTTCCTGCTGGCTCCCGACGGGCACCTCCAGTTCGCCCAATTCTTGGAGAACCTTAAACAGACCTACAAGGGCAAGAAGAAACTCATGCTTTTGGTGCGGGAGCGTTTCGgttga